ACGCCACCTTGCTGGCCGACGACATCACGCAGGCGCCGCGACCCGAATCCCACGGCGCCGTGCTGGCGCTCGGGCGTGCGGTGGCGGCGCTCGACCAGCGCGGCCAGCACCCGTTCCAGGCGCCCTACTGCTACGACGACGCCGGCTGGGTCGCCAACCGCTGGTGCGAGATCCTGCCGATCCCGCTGGCCACGCGCCACAAGCTGATGGCCCTGCCCGACCCGCACGCCCGGCTGCAGCTGGTCAACGACTTCCTGTGCCGTCACGGCATCGTCGACGCCTGAATTTCGGGCCCGATCGTCAGGTGATATCGAGCAGCACCTTGCGCAGCGGCGCCGGCAGTCCGAGCCGGTGCAGATCGGCTGCAGCGTGCCAGCGGCCGGCACCGAGCTGCTGATTCAGCACGGCATCGAGGCGCTCGAGCGGGCCGTCACCGCGTTCCCCGTCACCCCCGCCGGGCTCACGGGCTTGCAGCACCACCGGCGCCGGCAGGTGCAGGCGGCAGGGGTGCAGCGTCCAGTCGAGGTGCGTGAGCACGTGCACGAAGCCGGGCAGGCGGTTCGCCTGCAGCCGCTCGGCATGGCCGCCGAGGGCGGCGAGCAGCTGCGCCGTCAGGCGCTCGACCGCGTCGGTGTCGTCGAACAAGGGCCAGGCCCAGAGCCCCGCCCAGATGCCGGTGTCGGGACGCTGCTGCAGCCAGACCGCGTCGCCCAGGCTGAGCCACAGGCACCAGTTCTCGCGCCGGCTGCGCTTGAGCTTGCGCGACTTGATCGGATAGGTCAGGACCGACCCGGCGGCATGCGCGCGGCAGGCGCGCTGCAGCGGGCAGGCGGGGCATTGCGGATCGCGCGGCGTGCAGACCGTGGCGCCCAGGTCCATCAGGCCCTGGGTGTAGGCCGGCATGTCGGCGGCGTCGGTCGGCACCAGCCGGTCGGCCTGCGCCCACAGCACCTTGGCCGCGCCCGCCTGGGCCAGGTCGCCCTCGAACGCCAGCAGCCGCGCGAGCACGCGCTTGACGTTGCCGTCGAAGATCGAGACCCGCTCGCCGTGGCAGAACGAGGCGATGGCGGCGGCGGTCGAGGGGCCGATGCCCGGCAGCTCGACCAGCTGCTCGGCACGGCGCGGCAGCGCAGCGCCGTGTTCGGCCACCACCACCTGCGCGCAACGGTGCAGGTTGCGCGCGCGGCTGTAGTAGCCCAGGCCGCTCCACAGCGCCAGCACGTCGTCGAGCGGCGCGGCGGCGAGCGCGGCGATGTCGGGAAAGCGCTGCAGGAAGCGCTCGTAGTAACCGAGCACGGTGGCAACCTGGGTCT
This portion of the Leptothrix cholodnii SP-6 genome encodes:
- the mutY gene encoding A/G-specific adenine glycosylase yields the protein MSRAATAELPSIAADLVRWQRQHGRHGLPWQASRDPYRVWLSEVMLQQTQVATVLGYYERFLQRFPDIAALAAAPLDDVLALWSGLGYYSRARNLHRCAQVVVAEHGAALPRRAEQLVELPGIGPSTAAAIASFCHGERVSIFDGNVKRVLARLLAFEGDLAQAGAAKVLWAQADRLVPTDAADMPAYTQGLMDLGATVCTPRDPQCPACPLQRACRAHAAGSVLTYPIKSRKLKRSRRENWCLWLSLGDAVWLQQRPDTGIWAGLWAWPLFDDTDAVERLTAQLLAALGGHAERLQANRLPGFVHVLTHLDWTLHPCRLHLPAPVVLQAREPGGGDGERGDGPLERLDAVLNQQLGAGRWHAAADLHRLGLPAPLRKVLLDIT